The uncultured Hyphomonas sp. genome includes a window with the following:
- a CDS encoding PAS domain-containing protein, translating into MNDRSIHPNTKVLLDAWRRMNANSAPGAIESPRVEDHPGLIDRLFVLENKRDGAWLFRTAGGSLTDLLGRPLVDHDFLNLWSGPDKSMMSAFLDAVQLDGAPGVIRGRGETMTGQRVQLELTIMPLAKQTERPDSNRLLGLYQTLGGEPLLKGRPVWRHRVSMLVPPDTRVDEPRVKLVASNG; encoded by the coding sequence ATGAATGATCGGTCCATTCATCCCAACACCAAAGTCCTGCTGGACGCCTGGCGCCGCATGAACGCAAACAGCGCGCCCGGCGCCATCGAATCGCCGCGCGTGGAAGACCATCCCGGTCTCATCGATCGCCTCTTCGTTCTCGAGAACAAACGCGACGGCGCCTGGCTGTTCCGTACGGCAGGCGGATCGCTGACCGACCTGCTCGGCCGGCCACTGGTGGACCATGACTTTCTGAACCTCTGGAGCGGGCCGGACAAATCGATGATGTCTGCCTTCCTCGACGCCGTTCAGCTCGATGGCGCACCGGGCGTGATCCGCGGCCGCGGCGAAACCATGACCGGCCAACGCGTGCAACTGGAACTCACCATCATGCCGCTGGCAAAGCAGACCGAACGCCCCGACAGCAACCGTCTGCTCGGACTCTACCAGACGCTGGGCGGTGAACCGCTGCTCAAGGGCCGCCCGGTCTGGCGTCACCGCGTCTCGATGCTTGTACCGCCGGACACCCGCGTCGACGAACCCCGCGTAAAACTGGTGGCCTCGAACGGCTAG
- a CDS encoding rhomboid family intramembrane serine protease — protein sequence MTGLAAFIVIAHAVRVFSPIGWQGHMLSLLSLQPDRFWAWVGQGVPGAVPYSSPMDALAPFLTEAFLHDGWGAAILNAALIVIFGRLVHASLSIGRRSGAIPFLVVFSVAVVGGSLLHLLTQYPAGSGLIGASGGASGLFAAWVLVQEGRGGQILSKRFLVVFLFFAAVNFALWLMGPSLIGVRMSWQAHLGGFLAGALMFQFYRARRRVL from the coding sequence GTGACCGGCCTCGCCGCTTTTATCGTGATCGCGCATGCCGTGCGTGTGTTCTCTCCGATCGGCTGGCAGGGTCATATGCTGTCTCTCCTCAGCCTGCAGCCGGACAGGTTCTGGGCGTGGGTCGGGCAGGGCGTGCCGGGCGCAGTGCCCTACAGCTCGCCCATGGACGCGCTGGCGCCGTTCCTGACAGAGGCTTTCCTTCATGATGGGTGGGGCGCCGCGATCCTGAATGCGGCGTTGATCGTGATTTTCGGCCGGCTGGTGCACGCCTCCCTCTCTATAGGAAGGCGTAGCGGCGCGATTCCCTTCCTTGTCGTGTTCTCGGTGGCCGTGGTGGGCGGGTCTCTCCTGCATCTGTTGACGCAGTATCCGGCCGGTAGCGGGCTGATCGGCGCGTCCGGCGGCGCCAGCGGCCTGTTTGCGGCCTGGGTGCTGGTCCAGGAAGGGCGGGGCGGACAGATCCTGTCGAAGCGATTCCTCGTCGTTTTTCTTTTCTTTGCGGCGGTGAACTTCGCGCTGTGGCTGATGGGACCGTCTCTTATAGGTGTGCGAATGAGCTGGCAGGCGCACCTGGGCGGCTTCCTCGCAGGGGCGTTGATGTTCCAGTTTTACCGGGCCCGGCGGCGCGTTTTGTGA
- a CDS encoding TonB-dependent receptor produces the protein MSTSNSYSRAGFKAVLSLSVGLSALAASQVPAYAQETGDESSSRTLQTVTITATKREQTLQDVPVAVSVVDSSVIEQAEIVDLNDLQSIVPSLRIGQYQTSANTNFIIRGFGNGDNNAGIEPSVGVFIDGVYRSRSAAQIADLPNIERVEVLRGPQSTLFGKNASAGVISIVTEKPQYEWGGSAEGTVGNYNLFRVAGDITGPISDKVAFSLGANYNTRDGYADDLNTGSDINDRNRWGVRGQLLIEPTEDLSFRIIGDFDKIDETCCVVANVVNGPTGAAIMALGGMLNPEAPFSYEVYNNLDSTNDVENSGLSVQADYALGFADLTSITAYRSSKLKTDQDSDFTSADLLARNSNDTDIDTFTQEIRLTSNGDGPVDWMVGGFYFDESVDIENQILYGDDIRGYIDVLSQGLLTGLEPLVFGVPEGFFFQPGEGMTEAYGQDNTAFSLFGTVDYHMTDRLTATVGLNYTQDNKDAYGRVVSTDTFSAIDLDPLSPFISQVATGALLLQAGVDPTNPAAVGAFAAAYPEAFATIQATAAGSTSQLQLLQFFPQFVNFPNAVESGSTNDDDTTYTLRLAYDATDNVNVYASYATGFKASSWNLSRDSRPTAAGYANLVAAGLNPPNLTTGTRFAGPEESEVFEIGMKGAWDTFAVNLAVFDQKIKGFQSNIFTGTGFALANAGEQSTQGLEVDATWNPTENLTLGFAGTFLDPVYDSFKNSSAGDISGAKPAGISEVSTSASALYTFNFEGLDAFVRGDWQYEGPSTYRDDPAEQAIIGEEREYNLFNASLGFKSESGISFTFWGRNIFDEEYVMAAFPSVAQLGSFSGYPSQPATYGVTVRKTF, from the coding sequence GTGTCTACATCAAATTCCTATTCCCGTGCGGGCTTCAAAGCCGTTCTCAGCCTCAGCGTCGGTTTGTCGGCGCTCGCAGCCAGCCAGGTTCCGGCCTATGCTCAGGAAACCGGCGACGAAAGCTCGTCCCGGACCCTGCAGACCGTGACGATCACCGCCACCAAGCGTGAACAGACGCTGCAGGATGTGCCGGTGGCTGTGTCTGTCGTCGACAGTTCGGTGATCGAACAGGCTGAGATCGTCGACCTGAACGACCTTCAGTCGATCGTTCCGTCGCTGCGTATTGGCCAGTACCAGACTTCGGCCAATACCAACTTCATCATCCGCGGCTTCGGCAATGGCGACAACAATGCCGGCATCGAACCGTCGGTCGGTGTCTTTATTGACGGTGTGTACCGTTCGCGTTCCGCTGCGCAGATTGCCGACCTGCCGAACATCGAGCGCGTGGAAGTTCTGCGCGGTCCGCAGTCGACCCTGTTCGGCAAGAACGCTTCGGCCGGTGTGATCTCGATCGTGACCGAGAAGCCCCAATATGAATGGGGTGGCTCGGCCGAAGGAACAGTCGGCAATTACAACCTGTTCCGCGTGGCAGGGGACATTACCGGGCCGATCTCCGACAAAGTCGCCTTCAGCCTGGGCGCCAATTACAATACGCGCGATGGCTATGCCGACGATCTGAACACCGGGTCTGACATCAATGACCGTAATCGCTGGGGCGTCCGCGGCCAGCTGCTGATCGAACCGACCGAGGACCTGAGCTTCCGCATCATTGGCGACTTCGACAAGATCGACGAAACCTGCTGCGTGGTGGCGAATGTCGTGAACGGCCCGACCGGTGCGGCGATCATGGCTCTCGGCGGCATGCTCAATCCGGAAGCGCCGTTCTCTTATGAGGTCTACAACAATCTGGATTCGACGAACGACGTGGAGAACTCCGGCTTGTCGGTGCAGGCCGACTATGCGCTCGGCTTCGCAGACCTGACGTCGATCACGGCCTACCGGTCCTCCAAGCTGAAGACCGATCAGGATTCCGACTTCACCAGCGCGGACCTGCTGGCGCGCAACTCGAACGACACCGACATCGACACGTTCACCCAGGAAATCCGCCTGACCTCGAATGGTGACGGCCCGGTGGACTGGATGGTCGGCGGTTTTTACTTCGATGAGTCCGTCGATATCGAGAACCAGATCCTCTATGGCGACGACATCCGCGGGTATATCGACGTCCTGTCGCAAGGCCTGCTCACGGGTCTGGAGCCGCTCGTCTTCGGTGTCCCGGAGGGCTTCTTCTTCCAGCCGGGCGAAGGCATGACCGAGGCTTACGGGCAGGACAACACGGCCTTCTCGCTGTTCGGCACGGTCGACTACCACATGACGGACCGCCTCACAGCGACGGTCGGCCTGAACTATACGCAGGACAACAAGGACGCCTACGGTCGCGTCGTGTCGACCGACACATTCTCGGCCATCGATCTTGATCCGCTGTCGCCATTCATCTCGCAGGTCGCCACCGGCGCCCTCCTGCTGCAGGCAGGCGTGGACCCGACGAACCCGGCGGCCGTTGGTGCCTTCGCCGCGGCCTATCCTGAGGCGTTCGCGACAATCCAGGCAACGGCGGCTGGTTCAACGTCCCAGCTGCAGCTGCTGCAGTTCTTCCCGCAATTCGTGAATTTCCCGAATGCGGTGGAAAGCGGCTCGACCAATGATGATGACACCACCTACACGCTGCGCCTGGCTTATGACGCAACGGACAATGTGAATGTCTATGCGTCCTACGCCACGGGCTTCAAGGCATCGTCCTGGAACCTGTCGCGCGACAGCCGCCCGACCGCGGCTGGCTATGCCAACCTCGTTGCCGCAGGGCTCAATCCGCCGAACCTGACCACGGGGACCCGCTTTGCAGGTCCGGAAGAATCGGAAGTGTTCGAGATCGGCATGAAGGGGGCTTGGGATACGTTCGCGGTGAACCTCGCCGTCTTCGATCAGAAGATCAAAGGCTTCCAGTCGAACATCTTCACGGGCACCGGCTTTGCGCTGGCGAATGCAGGGGAGCAGTCGACCCAGGGGCTTGAAGTCGATGCGACCTGGAACCCGACCGAGAATTTGACGCTCGGCTTTGCCGGTACGTTCCTTGATCCGGTCTATGACAGCTTCAAGAACTCGTCGGCGGGGGACATCTCCGGTGCCAAGCCCGCGGGCATCTCGGAAGTCTCGACCTCTGCGTCTGCGCTTTACACCTTCAACTTCGAAGGCCTGGACGCATTCGTTCGCGGTGACTGGCAGTATGAAGGCCCGTCGACCTATCGCGACGACCCGGCCGAGCAGGCTATTATCGGCGAAGAGCGCGAGTATAACCTGTTCAACGCGTCGCTTGGCTTCAAGTCGGAAAGCGGTATCAGCTTTACGTTCTGGGGACGGAATATTTTCGACGAGGAGTATGTCATGGCGGCCTTCCCGTCGGTGGCGCAGCTGGGCTCCTTCTCCGGCTATCCGAGCCAGCCGGCGACTTACGGTGTCACCGTTCGCAAGACCTTCTGA
- a CDS encoding CBS domain-containing protein: MTIDQILNDKGREIISIKADSSLSDAARMLDEKRIGAVVALSDDGDIVGVLSERDIVRHVARNGEAALKITVGDAMTRDVITIESTTNVEEAMQLMTDRRVRHLPVLRNDRLIGVVSIGDLVKWKIAETEAEAEAMKSYLSAQY; this comes from the coding sequence ATGACAATAGACCAGATCCTGAATGACAAGGGGCGCGAAATTATCTCGATCAAGGCCGATTCGAGCCTTTCGGACGCTGCCCGCATGCTGGACGAAAAAAGAATCGGCGCTGTGGTGGCTTTGAGTGATGATGGAGACATCGTCGGCGTGCTTTCCGAGCGGGATATTGTCCGCCATGTCGCCCGGAATGGAGAAGCGGCACTCAAAATCACCGTCGGAGATGCGATGACTCGCGACGTGATCACCATCGAGTCGACCACAAATGTGGAAGAAGCGATGCAATTAATGACTGATCGGCGGGTCAGACACCTGCCCGTTTTGCGTAATGACCGACTGATCGGAGTCGTTTCCATCGGCGATCTGGTGAAATGGAAGATCGCCGAGACAGAAGCCGAAGCCGAAGCGATGAAATCGTACCTTTCGGCACAATACTGA
- a CDS encoding phospholipase C, phosphocholine-specific, which produces MTTDRREFLRIMGVSAAAGAAANTFPSAIAEALQTPAANETGTIRDVKHVVILMQENRSFDHYFGTLRGVRGFGDRHTIPMESGKPIWFQSDGQKDVPPFHLDTKTTDAIAHPGTPHSFADSQAAWNQGKFGYWPKYKNPYSMGYFKRDDLPFQFALAEAFTICDAYHCSITTGTDPNRIVFWSGSNHDPELRARGINGTEADSEPNNLRCWIKGALPEPGYTYQGSALPWKTIPDVLEEGGVSWRIYQDTNDNWTGAMHGGLAFKSFREAKPGSPLYEKGMTDYSLERFAADVQAGTLPEVSWILPPKDWSEHPSASTPLQGAEFTARILKALTANPDVWSRTVFFQTFDENDGLFDHLPPAAPPSYTADGELAGKSTVDVKGFYFSDPERKLLEEDDTISGPVRPWGLGPRVPLYVVSPWSRGGWVNSQVADHTSVGMFLEQRFGVTVPAISPWHRAVCSDLTSCFDFETPNAPVFPDLPSAEGSRKAVLAQIHRKRIEPPAEPQLLSQEPGARPSRALPYALDVTASTEDGVVSLKFSNTGKAGAVFHVYDKRHPDRIPRRYTVEAGKAISDTWQPETDSGQYDLWVLGPNGFVRTFRGDASRAIETSAKMNLRTGLVTLSIKNTGRTKQEVSVYAGVYDGSEPVKASVGAGRTLKREFETRDSGAWYDITVSAEGFERRLAGRIETGRHSISDPAMGA; this is translated from the coding sequence ATGACGACCGACCGCCGCGAGTTTCTGCGCATCATGGGGGTCAGCGCCGCTGCGGGCGCCGCCGCAAACACGTTTCCCAGTGCCATCGCCGAAGCGCTGCAAACGCCCGCCGCCAATGAGACGGGGACGATCAGGGACGTGAAGCACGTCGTGATCCTGATGCAGGAGAACCGCTCCTTCGATCATTATTTCGGAACGCTTCGCGGTGTACGCGGGTTTGGCGACCGGCATACAATTCCCATGGAAAGCGGCAAACCGATCTGGTTCCAGTCGGACGGGCAGAAAGACGTGCCGCCCTTCCACCTCGATACGAAAACAACCGACGCCATCGCTCATCCGGGTACACCGCATTCCTTCGCGGATTCCCAGGCGGCCTGGAACCAGGGCAAGTTCGGATACTGGCCGAAATACAAGAACCCTTACTCGATGGGCTATTTCAAACGGGACGACCTGCCGTTCCAGTTCGCACTGGCCGAGGCCTTCACCATCTGCGACGCGTATCACTGTTCCATCACCACCGGCACCGACCCTAACCGGATCGTGTTCTGGTCCGGCTCCAATCATGATCCGGAGCTGCGGGCGCGCGGCATCAACGGCACCGAGGCGGACAGCGAGCCGAACAATCTGCGCTGCTGGATCAAGGGCGCCCTGCCGGAACCGGGCTACACTTATCAGGGTTCTGCCCTGCCATGGAAAACCATTCCGGATGTGCTGGAAGAGGGTGGAGTGTCCTGGCGGATTTATCAGGATACGAATGACAACTGGACCGGCGCGATGCATGGCGGGCTGGCGTTCAAAAGCTTCCGCGAAGCCAAACCCGGCTCGCCGCTCTACGAAAAGGGCATGACGGATTATTCGCTGGAACGTTTTGCGGCCGATGTGCAGGCGGGCACGCTGCCGGAGGTTTCCTGGATCCTGCCGCCGAAGGACTGGTCGGAGCATCCGAGCGCATCGACGCCGCTGCAGGGCGCCGAGTTCACAGCGCGCATCCTGAAGGCGCTGACGGCCAATCCCGATGTGTGGAGCCGGACGGTATTCTTCCAGACATTCGACGAGAATGACGGCCTCTTCGATCACCTGCCGCCGGCGGCGCCGCCCTCCTACACGGCGGACGGCGAACTGGCGGGCAAGTCTACGGTGGACGTGAAGGGCTTCTACTTCTCCGATCCGGAGAGGAAGCTGCTCGAAGAAGACGACACGATCAGTGGCCCTGTGCGCCCCTGGGGGCTTGGCCCGCGCGTGCCGCTTTATGTCGTGTCTCCGTGGAGCCGTGGCGGCTGGGTGAACAGCCAGGTGGCCGATCACACATCGGTCGGCATGTTCCTGGAACAGCGCTTCGGCGTCACTGTGCCGGCGATCAGCCCCTGGCACCGCGCCGTATGCAGCGACCTGACGTCCTGCTTCGATTTCGAGACGCCGAACGCCCCGGTCTTTCCGGATCTTCCGTCAGCGGAAGGATCCCGGAAGGCCGTGCTGGCGCAGATCCACCGCAAACGCATCGAGCCGCCGGCCGAGCCGCAGCTTCTGTCGCAGGAGCCGGGCGCGCGGCCATCGCGGGCGCTGCCTTATGCGCTGGATGTCACCGCAAGCACCGAAGACGGCGTGGTCTCGCTGAAGTTTTCCAACACCGGCAAGGCGGGCGCAGTTTTCCACGTCTATGACAAGCGGCATCCGGATCGTATTCCGCGCCGCTATACGGTCGAGGCAGGCAAAGCGATTTCGGACACTTGGCAGCCTGAGACGGATTCGGGGCAGTATGATCTGTGGGTGCTGGGACCGAACGGTTTCGTGCGCACTTTCCGCGGTGACGCATCGCGCGCGATCGAAACCTCGGCGAAAATGAATCTGCGCACCGGGCTGGTCACCCTCTCCATCAAGAATACGGGCCGGACGAAGCAGGAAGTGTCCGTCTATGCGGGCGTCTATGATGGCTCGGAACCGGTCAAGGCAAGCGTCGGCGCCGGCCGAACGCTGAAGCGGGAATTCGAGACCCGCGACAGTGGCGCCTGGTATGACATCACCGTTTCCGCCGAAGGCTTTGAGCGGCGTCTGGCAGGCCGGATCGAAACCGGCCGCCACAGTATCAGCGACCCGGCAATGGGGGCCTAG
- a CDS encoding mechanosensitive ion channel family protein, translating to MTWKTVESWETHLHPDKWSGALIILAIFLVAGLLLSRLLKRMILLVVERDRDNRLDRMSIAFLSKVASAFVWIMVLMLYAHMIPALDKLATALLASVSVASVVFGLAAQSTLSNFVAGFSLIFYRPFRLGDKLQINAPGGVETGIVEDVSLGYTMLKTYDNRRVIISNSSISSSTMINLSAKEQRTMAMIPISIGYGSDIDTARALILEIAAGLPEIEEVVSCPVTNLGTSSVDFSLRVWCADSGVAAGVKNTVFEAVKKRFDSAGIEIPYAYQNVLIKEVPKSADQEEQVKAE from the coding sequence ATGACATGGAAAACCGTGGAAAGCTGGGAGACGCATCTTCATCCCGACAAATGGTCTGGTGCGCTGATCATTCTCGCGATCTTCCTGGTCGCCGGACTGTTGCTGTCGCGTTTGCTCAAACGGATGATCCTGCTGGTCGTCGAGCGAGACCGCGACAATCGCCTCGATCGTATGTCCATCGCGTTTCTTTCGAAAGTCGCGAGCGCCTTCGTCTGGATCATGGTCCTGATGCTCTACGCGCACATGATCCCGGCGCTCGACAAGCTCGCCACTGCCTTGCTGGCAAGCGTTTCAGTTGCGTCCGTTGTTTTCGGCCTGGCCGCGCAATCGACCCTGTCGAATTTCGTGGCGGGCTTCAGCCTGATTTTCTATCGCCCGTTCCGGCTGGGCGATAAATTGCAGATCAACGCGCCTGGCGGCGTCGAAACCGGGATCGTGGAGGATGTGTCGCTGGGCTACACCATGCTGAAAACCTACGACAATCGCCGGGTCATTATCTCGAACTCATCTATCTCAAGCTCGACCATGATCAACCTGTCCGCCAAGGAACAGCGGACCATGGCGATGATTCCGATCTCGATCGGCTATGGCTCCGATATCGACACGGCGCGCGCGCTGATCCTAGAAATTGCCGCGGGACTTCCCGAAATCGAAGAGGTCGTAAGCTGCCCGGTCACCAATCTGGGCACCTCAAGCGTCGATTTCAGTCTTCGCGTATGGTGCGCCGATTCCGGTGTTGCTGCCGGCGTCAAGAACACCGTGTTCGAAGCCGTGAAGAAGCGTTTCGACTCAGCCGGGATCGAGATCCCCTACGCTTACCAGAACGTCCTGATCAAGGAGGTGCCGAAGTCGGCCGACCAAGAAGAGCAGGTCAAGGCAGAGTGA
- a CDS encoding gamma carbonic anhydrase family protein, with translation MAIFEMDGKRPDLPESGNYWVAETAQVMGNVILKENASIWYGTVLRGDNDPITIGENSNIQDNCVLHTDVGMPLTIGRDVTVGHMVMLHGCTIGDETLIGIGSIILNGAKIGKNCIIGANSLIPEGKEIPDNSLVMGAPGKVVKQVSDHQIQVIKMSAVHYVENWKRHKSGLKRID, from the coding sequence ATGGCAATTTTCGAAATGGATGGAAAACGACCAGACCTGCCTGAAAGTGGGAATTACTGGGTTGCCGAAACGGCCCAGGTGATGGGCAATGTCATCCTGAAGGAAAATGCCTCGATCTGGTATGGAACGGTCCTGCGCGGGGACAATGATCCGATCACCATTGGCGAGAATTCAAACATCCAGGACAATTGCGTTCTGCATACGGATGTTGGCATGCCGCTGACCATCGGCCGCGATGTGACCGTCGGTCATATGGTCATGCTGCACGGCTGCACGATTGGCGATGAGACGCTGATCGGCATCGGCTCGATCATTCTCAATGGCGCCAAGATCGGCAAGAACTGCATCATCGGGGCAAACTCCCTTATCCCGGAGGGCAAGGAAATTCCCGATAATTCACTGGTGATGGGGGCCCCTGGCAAGGTGGTGAAACAGGTTTCGGACCACCAGATCCAGGTCATCAAGATGTCGGCTGTGCACTATGTCGAGAACTGGAAGCGCCACAAAAGCGGACTGAAGCGGATCGACTGA
- a CDS encoding PilZ domain-containing protein yields the protein MTFSTSQALMTSETPEEYFDRRRHKRVDLRLPGRFLTQVGNDESLSTINLSCSGALVQSSTLPDPGAELVCYFDDLGRVVATVVRHTGEGFALSFNVASHKREKIADRLTWLLNKDMLNLSEEREAPRYAADVPAQVVRANGHKLYCRVLDISLTGANFECKGVAAPKIGEIVSAGSIPAEVVRTGIGGFAVRYLQKDERGEEA from the coding sequence ATGACCTTCTCCACTTCTCAGGCTCTGATGACATCAGAAACGCCAGAAGAATATTTCGACCGCCGCCGTCACAAACGTGTCGACCTGCGCCTGCCCGGGCGATTCCTTACCCAGGTTGGCAATGACGAGTCGCTCTCCACGATCAATCTGTCCTGTTCGGGCGCCCTGGTTCAGTCCAGCACCCTGCCCGATCCCGGCGCGGAACTCGTCTGCTATTTCGACGATCTGGGCCGTGTGGTCGCCACCGTGGTCCGCCACACAGGCGAAGGCTTTGCCCTGTCCTTCAACGTCGCTTCGCACAAGCGCGAGAAGATCGCCGACCGCCTGACCTGGCTGCTCAACAAGGACATGCTCAACCTCAGCGAGGAACGCGAAGCCCCGCGCTACGCTGCCGATGTGCCGGCCCAGGTGGTCCGCGCCAACGGGCACAAGCTCTATTGCCGCGTGCTCGACATCTCGCTCACGGGTGCGAATTTCGAGTGCAAGGGCGTCGCTGCCCCGAAAATCGGAGAGATCGTCAGCGCAGGCTCCATCCCGGCGGAAGTTGTCCGCACCGGCATCGGCGGCTTTGCTGTGCGCTACCTCCAGAAGGACGAACGCGGCGAGGAGGCCTGA
- a CDS encoding choline dehydrogenase, producing MERYDYVIVGAGSAGCTLANRLSADPAVKVCLIEAGKKDKSLMVRMPAGVGSLIKEENDFNWGFWTEPQKHMNGRKLWWPRGRGWGGSSSINGMIYIRGHAGDYDQWGQMGLKGWDYASVLPYFRKSETLDKGENTYHGGNGPLNVSSAPMSSPMYRAFIQAGAQAGYKTTEDFNGAQQEGFGPYQLTIHNGERWSASYAYLRPVADVRENLTVISTGRVTKVLFEGTRATGVEVVEGKGGLPQSIFADAEVIVCAGAVQSPQILMLSGIGNSEHLNRFGIKTVVESKGVGQNLQDHLDVTVIHEMTQPISAYSMQKGIKKLGIGLRYLYNQTGPGSDNFLQAGAFLNSRPGLKMPDIQLHFLNAIMMDHAKHDPKKDGYTVHACQLRPESRGTICLASDDPFAHPSIDPNHLATEEDRRAMREAVKMVREVCKQDALKPYTGAEMMPGPGVTSDEDIDSFIRRMGETIYHPVGTVAMGMSDSQPLDGELRVKGVEGLRVVDASVMPTLIGGNTNAPTIMIAEKAADMILKKPLLAPAELPELAGVS from the coding sequence ATGGAACGCTATGATTATGTAATCGTTGGTGCAGGAAGCGCCGGATGTACCCTTGCCAACCGGCTGTCAGCTGACCCGGCAGTAAAGGTATGTCTTATTGAGGCAGGCAAGAAAGACAAATCGCTGATGGTGCGCATGCCGGCGGGGGTCGGGAGCCTCATTAAAGAGGAGAACGATTTCAACTGGGGGTTTTGGACTGAGCCGCAGAAGCACATGAATGGCCGCAAGCTCTGGTGGCCGCGTGGCCGGGGCTGGGGCGGATCGTCCTCCATCAACGGCATGATCTACATCCGCGGCCATGCCGGCGACTATGATCAGTGGGGCCAGATGGGCCTGAAGGGCTGGGACTATGCGAGCGTCCTGCCTTACTTCAGGAAGTCCGAAACCCTGGACAAGGGCGAGAACACTTATCATGGCGGCAATGGTCCGTTGAACGTCTCGTCCGCGCCGATGTCCAGCCCGATGTACCGGGCCTTCATCCAGGCCGGGGCGCAGGCGGGTTACAAGACAACCGAAGACTTCAACGGCGCCCAACAAGAAGGGTTTGGCCCTTACCAGCTGACCATTCACAATGGCGAGCGCTGGAGCGCTTCCTATGCCTATCTGCGCCCGGTCGCGGATGTGCGGGAAAATCTGACCGTCATCTCCACCGGCCGTGTCACGAAGGTCCTGTTCGAAGGCACGCGTGCGACAGGGGTGGAAGTGGTCGAAGGCAAGGGCGGCCTGCCGCAATCGATCTTCGCCGACGCAGAAGTGATCGTCTGCGCCGGGGCTGTTCAGTCGCCGCAGATCCTCATGCTGTCGGGTATCGGTAACTCCGAGCACCTCAACCGGTTCGGCATCAAGACCGTGGTGGAGTCCAAAGGTGTCGGCCAGAACCTGCAGGATCACCTGGACGTCACCGTCATTCACGAGATGACCCAGCCGATCTCTGCCTATTCCATGCAGAAGGGCATCAAGAAACTGGGGATCGGCCTGCGCTACCTGTATAACCAGACAGGGCCGGGCTCAGATAACTTCCTGCAGGCCGGAGCCTTCCTGAATTCCCGTCCGGGCCTGAAGATGCCGGATATCCAGCTGCACTTCCTGAACGCCATCATGATGGATCACGCCAAGCACGATCCGAAAAAGGATGGCTACACGGTTCATGCCTGCCAGCTGCGTCCGGAAAGCCGGGGTACGATCTGCCTTGCTTCGGATGACCCGTTTGCGCATCCGTCCATCGACCCGAACCATCTGGCGACGGAAGAAGACCGCCGCGCGATGCGCGAAGCGGTCAAGATGGTGCGCGAAGTCTGCAAGCAGGACGCGCTTAAGCCGTACACCGGTGCCGAGATGATGCCGGGGCCGGGCGTCACGTCCGACGAAGACATCGACTCCTTCATCCGCCGCATGGGCGAGACGATCTATCACCCGGTCGGGACGGTTGCGATGGGCATGTCGGACAGCCAGCCGCTGGATGGAGAGCTGCGCGTGAAAGGCGTCGAAGGCCTGCGCGTGGTGGATGCCTCTGTCATGCCGACCCTGATCGGCGGCAACACCAATGCGCCGACCATCATGATCGCCGAGAAGGCCGCCGACATGATCCTGAAAAAGCCGCTGCTGGCGCCGGCGGAATTGCCGGAACTGGCGGGGGTTTCGTGA